From Cannabis sativa cultivar Pink pepper isolate KNU-18-1 chromosome 8, ASM2916894v1, whole genome shotgun sequence, a single genomic window includes:
- the LOC115699707 gene encoding histone-lysine N-methyltransferase ASHH2-like, with product MEGGGDRECSKENKPRGGEEDDGFFGNLGTTQVSTITTTNLNGTCVLALDDHNSEVSEIGVSTDQIQRCRKKRGCLSKSPRSSVWGTLANLTQIFGNTKEGTKSSAASNNNNNIRFKVKIGKDECQSSVMTANGCEEEKLLHPLTMNKSKPLKLYNNGISSSSENLISSATATVFAETFQVESGTKVEIPSSVVGSNIGDQYLNAWVRCDNCHKWRCIPSKDADTIEEIKCTWTCKDNMDKAFADCSIPQEKSNKDINAELGLSEEEEEEEEEDVKPPTVVPACVTIRTNQYLHRSRKTQTVDEMMICQCKPPLDGRLGCGDDCLNRVLNIECMQGTCPCRDLCSNQQFQKRKYAKLEKFSCGKKGYGLKLLEDVSKGYFVIEYVGEVLDMQSYVLRQKEYALKGHKHFYFMTLDCNEVIDACVKGNKGRFINHSCEPNCQTEKWMVNGEICIGLFALRDIKKGEEVTFDYNYVRVFGAVAKKCYCGSNQCRGYIGGDPLNKEDGSLESDSDEVGNSSCNDVIIAPISECDVSQQREDVTQKLIPSAIERLSSSSQRFNRILPVEMLSKSGIADDRLLSSKAHPNMKKGKVKTNPSNASKVLMKSRKAIEGSFGSCFYEVEEKLDDLLDDNGGISKHKDAPKFYLKLLYHTAKSGDNIVNGETIQRNRDLSMILDALLKTKSRLVLNDIINNNGLRMLHNIMKQYKADFKKIPILRKLLKVLEYLAVREIINCRHISKDPPCPQMESFTESILSLTKHGDKHVHQIARNFCDKWIRKQGRKLTHIDRDENKTELSRSSNCNRFSVSQNDWSDHDRRPSEAFDCVKQPVIASTLVSAGIQEGSSASHTSVLPISGTRNRKRKSRWDQVTWDYPVVTRPVLNDQLDKGDDFPPRFSLSLGVCHVGQPQEKFLSGSPVSYGIPLSIIKQFGQVPETGGSWVVAPGMPFHPFPPLPPLPPGEKDSSPGHRRHNKRA from the coding sequence ATGGAGGGAGGTGGGGATAGGGAATGCTCAAAGGAAAACAAGCCACGTGGAGGGGAAGAAGATGATGGGTTCTTTGGAAATCTTGGAACTACACAGGTAAGTACTATTACTACTACTAATCTAAATGGTACATGTGTTTTGGCATTAGATGATCATAATTCTGAGGTCAGTGAAATTGGTGTTTCTACTGATCAAATTCAAAGGTGCAGAAAGAAGAGAGGTTGTTTGTCCAAATCACCTCGTTCATCTGTTTGGGGAACATTGGCAAACCTTACACAAATCTTTGGGAATACTAAGGAAGGGACAAAATCATCTGCTGCttcaaataataacaataatattcgTTTCAAGGTTAAAATAGGGAAAGATGAATGTCAAAGTTCTGTTATGACTGCCAATggttgtgaagaagaaaaattaCTTCATCCATTAACAATGAACAAATCTAAACCATTAAAGCTATATAATAATGGCATTAGTTCATCAAGTGAGAATCTTATTTCATCAGCTACTGCTACTGTTTTTGCTGAGACATTCCAAGTTGAAAGTGGTACAAAAGTTGAAATACCAAGTTCTGTTGTTGGTTCTAATATTGGGGACCAATATCTTAATGCTTGGGTGCGTTGTGATAATTGTCATAAATGGCGGTGCATACCATCTAAAGATGCAGATACTATAGAAGAAATTAAGTGCACATGGACATGTAAGGACAACATGGATAAAGCCTTTGCTGATTGCTCAATCCCTCAAGAGAAGTCTAATAAAGATATTAATGCAGAATTGGGATTATCagaagaggaggaagaagaagaagaggaagatgtcAAGCCTCCAACTGTTGTGCCTGCGTGTGTCACTATTAGGACTAATCAATATCTTCACCGCAGTAGGAAAACACAGACAGTTGACGAGATGATGATCTGCCAATGCAAGCCACCTTTAGATGGTCGGTTAGGTTGCGGTGATGATTGCCTGAATCGAGTACTAAACATTGAATGTATGCAAGGAACATGTCCATGTCGAGACCTTTGTTCAAACCAGCAGTTTCAGAAACGAAAGTATGCAAAATTGGAGAAGTTTAGCTGTGGGAAGAAAGGTTATGGGCTTAAGTTGCTTGAGGATGTATCCAAAGGATATTTTGTTATTGAATATGTTGGGGAAGTACTTGATATGCAATCTTATGTGTTGAGGCAGAAGGAGTATGCTCTGAAAGGACATAAACATTTCTACTTTATGACACTTGACTGCAATGAGGTCATAGATGCATGTGTAAAAGGAAATAAAGGAAGGTTTATCAACCATAGCTGCGAACCAAATTGTCAAACTGAAAAGTGGATGGTGAATGGTGAGATTTGTATAGGACTCTTTGCATTGAGAGATATAAAGAAAGGTGAAGAGGTGACATTTGATTACAACTATGTCAGGGTGTTTGGTGCTGTTGCTAAAAAGTGTTATTGTGGTTCTAATCAATGCAGGGGTTATATTGGTGGTGATCCTCTTAATAAGGAGGATGGTAGTCTTGAAAGTGATTCAGATGAAGTCGGGAACAGTTCGTGTAATGATGTCATAATAGCACCAATTTCTGAGTGCGATGTTTCCCAACAAAGAGAAGATGTTACTCAAAAACTCATTCCATCTGCTATTGAAAGATTGTCAAGCTCTTCTCAGAGATTCAATCGAATTTTGCCTGTTGAGATGCTCAGCAAGTCTGGCATAGCCGATGATAGGTTGCTTTCTTCTAAAGCTCATCCTAATATGAAAAAAGGAAAAGTTAAGACTAATCCCTCAAATGCTAGCAAAGTTCTGATGAAGTCCAGAAAAGCAATAGAAGGATCTTTTGGTAGCTGCTTCTATGAAGTTGAGGAGAAACTTGATGATTTGCTTGATGATAATGGGGGAATAAGTAAGCACAAAGATGCCCCCAAATTCTACTTAAAGCTTTTATATCATACTGCCAAATCAGGTGATAATATTGTCAATGGCGAAACTATTCAGAGAAATAGAGATCTTTCAATGATTCTTGATGCTCTTTTGAAAACAAAATCAAGGCTGGTGTTGAATGATATAATCAACAATAATGGTTTGAGAATGCTACACAATATAATGAAGCAGTACAAAGCTGACTTTAAAAAGATACCAATTCTTAGGAAGCTTCTCAAGGTGTTGGAGTATTTGGCAGTTAGGGAGATTATTAACTGTAGACATATCAGCAAAGATCCTCCTTGTCCTCAAATGGAGAGTTTTACTGAGTCAATTCTATCACTGACAAAGCACGGTGATAAACATGTTCATCAGATAGCAAGGAATTTTTGTGACAAGTGGATTAGAAAACAAGGTAGAAAACTTACTCATATTGACAGAGACGAAAACAAGACCGAACTTTCTAGGAGTTCAAACTGCAACAGATTTTCTGTCTCACAGAATGATTGGTCTGATCATGACAGGAGACCTTCAGAAGCATTTGATTGTGTCAAGCAACCGGTCATTGCTTCAACTTTGGTGAGTGCAGGCATCCAGGAGGGAAGTTCTGCATCACATACCAGTGTTTTACCTATCAGTGGGACAAGAAATCGCAAGCGTAAAAGCAGGTGGGATCAGGTAACATGGGATTATCCTGTAGTGACAAGACCAGTACTGAATGATCAGCTTGATAAAGGTGATGATTTTCCACCAAGGTTCTCATTATCACTTGGTGTTTGTCATGTTGGGCAACCACAGGAGAAATTTCTCTCTGGCTCACCTGTTTCATATGGAATTCCTCTGTCCATTATAAAGCAATTTGGTCAAGTACCTGAAACTGGGGGGAGTTGGGTTGTTGCTCCCGGCATGCCTTTTCATCCTTTTCCACCATTGCCACCACTTCCTCCTGGTGAGAAAGACTCCTCACCGGGCCATAGGAGACATAACAAACGAGCTTAA